The following are encoded together in the Mammaliicoccus vitulinus genome:
- a CDS encoding response regulator transcription factor, whose product MANILIVDDEQDILDICKTYFEYEGHQVVTASNGQQAIDRMKDNIDLIILDIMMPEKNGYDVVKEMKAQQLDIPFIYLTAKTQEHDTIYALTLGADDYIKKPFSPRELVLRAHNLLNRTQKYNKQAYLTFGSLQLCKQEKSIQIDGQDIALRVKEFDLLWYLAEHEKMVISKSELLEKVWGYDYYEDANTVNVHIRRIREKLEQQNYNEYVIKTVWGLGYKFERAK is encoded by the coding sequence TATTTTAATAGTAGATGACGAACAAGATATTTTAGATATTTGTAAGACATACTTCGAATACGAAGGACATCAAGTCGTAACAGCATCGAATGGACAACAAGCTATCGATCGCATGAAGGATAATATCGATTTGATCATTTTAGATATTATGATGCCGGAGAAAAATGGCTATGATGTGGTTAAAGAAATGAAAGCTCAACAATTAGATATTCCGTTTATATATTTAACAGCTAAAACGCAAGAACACGACACGATATATGCGTTGACCTTAGGAGCTGACGATTATATTAAGAAACCATTTAGCCCACGTGAACTCGTGTTAAGAGCGCATAACTTATTAAATCGTACTCAAAAATATAACAAACAAGCATATTTAACTTTTGGTTCATTACAATTATGCAAACAAGAAAAGAGCATTCAGATTGATGGGCAAGATATTGCGTTAAGAGTGAAAGAATTTGATTTGCTTTGGTATTTGGCAGAACATGAAAAAATGGTCATATCCAAATCAGAACTTTTAGAAAAAGTATGGGGTTATGACTATTATGAAGATGCGAATACTGTAAACGTACATATTCGTCGCATAAGAGAAAAGTTAGAACAACAAAATTATAATGAGTATGTCATTAAGACGGTATGGGGGCTTGGATATAAATTTGAAAGGGCGAAGTAG